From Lewinellaceae bacterium:
AGAAGAAAGAAGCATAGTTTCCGGCGGTAAAACTTTCTATGAAAGTTCGCATCGCACTAACATAAAAAGAGCCGGCGAAGCAGTTGCTCCGCCGGCTCTTTTTTATTCTGGCAGGGTTACTTCTTCCGCCCGAAGAACCCACCGAGGATTTTCATGCCCATATTGGCTACATCGTCGACGATGCTGCCGTCCCCATCAGCATCGAGGAAGCTGGTGACCAGGTTCATCGTTGGGTTTTGCTGCTGTTGGGCCGATACCGTACCGGAGAGCAGGGATGCGATCCCGGCCATATCGAGGCCCTGCTGCTGCTTGGCCTTGCCCAGGGCGCCCATGATTACCGGAGCGAGCATCGTCATCAGAGAGCCGGTCTTGCTGGAATCCAGGCCGCTGAGCTTGCTGATCATATCCACCGCGCCCGACTGCTTGTTGCCCAGTACGTGGTTGAGGATGCCTGAACCGTTGAGCATGCGGTCGTTGTTCACCTGGGCATTGCCGGTAAGCATGCCCATTACATCGTCCAGGATGCTGCCGTCGTGGTCGCGTTCCAGTGCTTTGTTAAGCGACTGGGCGCCTTCGGTAGTAGAAGCGTTCTTGGCCAATGCGCCCATCAGCGTCGTCACAATGCCGGAAGCAGCCGCCGCTGTTTTTTGTTTGTCGGCCCCTCCCAGTTGCTGGCTCAGTTGGTCGACCATGCCGGAGGTAAGAGAGCCCTGGAGAAGATCCATTAAGTTCGCACTCATGTTATAATTTTTTGGTTTTTATTTAATGATATTTTCTTTGGCGGCACAGGAACGAATCAGTATTCCTGCTTTCCGTTTTTTAAGACCCCGCCTTCCTGCAAAAGTAACAAGCTTTGAATGATTCTTTGGAAAATAAAGGTATTATTGCAGTGTTGCTAATTCTTTAAACTTTTAGCTTTATGTGGCAAGGGCTTCAGGAAATACTCCACTGGCTGAATGGCGAGGACGAAAGTTCGACGCCGGAAGAAGCCTCCATGGCCAATATCGTCAAACTGGCCGCCCTGTCTGCTATGGCCACCATCCTGGAACGGCGCTTCCGCGAAAACCACGATTCGGACGAGGAGAACCCGCAGCCGGGAGCGGGGAAGTGAGGGGATGGATGGATGGTTGGATTGTTAGATTGTTTCACGGCCCTTTCACTGGGGAAACTTCACCTCGTAAGTTTCCAATTTCTATGAAAATTTTTAACTGAGTTCTTAAAAAGGCCTTCGACTCTCTTGGATTTCTGCTTTCCATTCAATAACTTTGATATTCAAAGTACTTTTATGACTCAAACCCACAACAGCCCTCTCGAAACCCTGAACGAAATCCGTTCCCTGATGGAGCGCTCTTCGCGCTTTATTTCCCTGAGCGGCTTATCGGGAGTAGTGGCGGGGATTTCGGCCCTGCTCGGAGCGGCGGCGGCTTATGCCTATCTGGGGTTAATGCCCTTCGGCGGGCGCCTGCCCTACTATGTAGCGGCCGTGCAAACGGAGCGCTGGGGAATGGGCTACATCGCCTTTTTCCTGCTGGATGCCGCACTAGTGTTGTTGCTGGCGCTTGCCGGCGGCATTTTTTTCACCACCCGCAAAGCGCGTCGGAAGGGGCAGCCCATCTGGGGCCCGCTAACGCGGCGCCTGCTGGCCAACCTGGCCTTGCCACTGCTGGCGGGAGGGGTATTTTGCCTCGCCCTGTTCTACCACGGGCAGCTGGGGTTGATCGCTCCATCCACCCTGGTATTTTACGGCCTGGCCCTCATCAACGCCAGCAAGTATACGCTCAACGACATCCGCTACCTGGGCGTAGCGGAAATGGCCCTGGGGCTAATTGTTCTTTTTTTGCCAGGCTACGGTCTGGAATTCTGGTGCATTGGCTTCGGCCTGTTGCACATCATTTATGGCGCTGCCTTGTACCATAAATATGATCAGGCGGCATGAAGAAGATCCTGGCCAAACTCAACCAGGCTTTTGACCACCGCGTTCGGCTGGGCATCATGTCCATACTGATGGTCAATGAGTGGGTGGAGTTCAATACGCTGAAGGAAACGCTCGGCCTGACCGACGGCCGCCTGGCCAGCCACATCAAGGCCCTGGAAAAAGAACAGTTCATCGAAGTGCGGAAACGCTTCGTGGGGCGAAAGCCCAATACCTCCTACCGCGCTACTGCAGCCGGGCAGAAAGCCTTTAACGATCACCTGGACGCCCTGGAGAAGCTGCTGGATAGCGCCAGGGATGGGGCGGAGGGGGATGGTTAAATTGTTAAAGGTTTTATTGTTGCTCCGGCCCCTTAGCTTTATTGGCTGTTTTTTTTGCTCAATAACTTTGAAATTCAAAGTTCTTTTAATAAAAATAAACAACCGTTCTTTTTGCTACCCTAACCAAAATGCTATGAAAAAAAGCTTGTTCAATTTCGTTCTGATCATTTTCGGAAGTGCGTTATACGCCAATCTGTTCTGGCGGGAGCAGTTGGGCCTGAATGTGCTGCTCTTCTCCATGTTTGCCATTGGCGCGGCCGGGTGGCGATGGCCAGAAGCCATAAATCGACGGGAAGTACAGCTGTTGAGCGGCAGCGTTGTGGCCTCGGCACTGCTCACCGTCTGGCACCACTCTCTGCTGGCTAAGGCTACCCACATCATTTCGTTCCTGCTCCTGATCGGTTTTCTACAGCAGGAAAAAGTGCGCTTTGTGGTTTTCGCCTTCCTGCTCGGCCTGGTCAATTTACTGGAAGGCCCTTTGACTCTGGCCCAAAACCTGCGGGAAAACCTACCCGCCCGAAGCAACTGGAGGCAGGCCGCTCGCTGGGTACAGCTGACGCTTGTGCCCCTGGGGTTGGGTGCTGTTTTTACTTTTTTGTACTATCACGCCAACCCCAAATTTGCTCAGACCTTTGATTTTTTATGGCGCCGCCTTTCTTTACCCTTTCAATGGGTGCAACTGGGAGAGAAATTATGGCCATTCATCCAGGGTGTTTTCGTTTTGGGGGCACTTTTGGGAGCTTCGCGCCTTGAACCATTGTTGAGCAGTGTAGAAAGCCAGTTGCCGTTTGGCCTGAAACGCCGGCAAAAGCGTTTCTATCTCTGGCGTCCGGCTATGCTCGGCCTCCAAAATGAATACCGGGCTAGTCTGATCGCATTTGGCCTGCTCAACGGGCTGATCTTCCTGGCCAATGTTGCCGACCTGCGTTATGTCTGGATCTCATACGGCAGCGCCAGCGCTCAGGAACTCAGCCAATATGTACACGAAGGGACTTACCTGCTGTTGTTCGCCATCCTGCTGGCAATGGCAGCCGTCATCTGGTACTTCCGCGGCAACCTCAACTTTTACCCGGACAATGGATGGCTGCGTTTGCTGGCTTTTATTTGGCTCGCGCAAAACGCCATGCTGGCCCTTTCCGTTGGCCTGCGCAACTGGCAATACGTGGCCCAATACGGCCTGGCTTACAAACGGCTGGGAATTTTCTGGTTCCTTTGCCTGGCACTCCATGGCCTTTATACATTATACGAGAAGGTAAAAAACAACCGGAGCCAGGCCTTCGTGTTGTACCGCAATAGCTGGGTGGTTTATGCCTCACTCCTCCTGTTCAGCTTGTTCAACTGGGACCTCGCCATTACCCGCTACAACCTCCGGGCCAATACCAGAGGGGAGATTGACGCCCGGTTCCTGATAGAAGAGGTATCGGACAAAAACCTCTTTCTCCTCTATCAATGCCGGGGGCGGCTGTTGGAAAAAAGCACGCTCGACGAAAAGGAACTAGAGAATGCCCTGCATAAAAAATGGCTGGGGTTTGAAACCCGGAGACAGTCTTCCACTTGGCGCTCCTGGAATTATGCAGACGCGCGAAACGAATATTTTCTCGTGAAGGCAAAACCCATTCTAAAATGAAGATAGACATCATCATCGCTTACATTCAGCGCTACCAAAGAGGCCATGAAGTGGACTTTGTGCCGCCCATCACCGGAATCCACCTCGCTGCCATCACCCCGGCCCGGCACGAGGTAAGGGTTATCCACCAGCAGGTGGAAGCCGTGGATATGGAAACCAATGCTGATCTTATCGCCATCTCCTTTTTCAGTGGTTTTGCGCCGGAAGCCTACCGCCTGGCGCGGGCCTTTAAGCAGAGGGGAAAGACTGTGGTGGCCGGAGGGCCGCATGTCACTTATTGCCAGGAGGAAGCCCTGGCCTGCTTTGACGCCATAGTAGCAGGGGAAGCCGAGACTGTTTGGGAACAACTCCTGGATGAACTGGAACGGGATGAACTGCAACGCATTTACCGCGGTCAGCCCTGCGACATGAAGGGGCTGCCTACCCCGCGGTATGACCTGCTTAAAGACAGGTTCTTCGTACCCAGAGTGCTGCAGGCCACCCGCGGGTGCCCTTTCCGCTGCTCCTTCTGCACTGTTCCCAGCCTGAACCCGGGCTTTCGCCTGCGCCCGGTGGAGGACATCGTCCGGGATATTCAGTACAACAATTTCAGGTTCTGGTGGCAGCGCAAGATCGTATGGTTCTGGGACGACAACCTGACCATCAACCGGCCGTACATAAAAGAATTGTTGTCTGCCATGATACCGCTAAAAAAATGGTGGCTCACCCAGGCCAGCCTGGATATTGCCAAAGACGAAGAGTTGTTGGACCTGATGCAGGCTTCCGGCTGCATCGGCATCTTCTTCGGCATCGAAAGTTTCAGCCCGGAAAGCCTGAAGGACGCCAATAAAAGGCAGAACAGGATTGCCCAATACCGGCAGGCCGTCAGGGCGCTCCACCGGCGGGGCATCTGCGTAATGGCCGGCTTCATCGCCGGGTTCGACCACGACACCCCCGAAAGCATTGTGGAAATGGCGGATAATTTGCTGGAAGCGGGCGTCGACGTACCCTTCCTCAGCATCCTCACGCCCTTCCGGGGGACGCCGCTGTACAGCAGCCTGGCCGCCGAAAACCGGATCGACGAGAGCCGGGGGTGGGAATACTATAATGGTTATAATGTCGCTTTCCATCCCAGGAATATGGGCCGGGAACAGTTGCTGCAGAGCCACCGGCGGCTTTGGAGAAGGGCGTTCTCCCCTTTCCACGTCCTGCGAAGGCTGCTGCCCGGGCTGTTGAGGCTCCGCTTTGGCGCGGCCTGCCTGTCTTTATTCATGAATGTTTTTTATTGTTATAAAAGAATGAGCGGCAACCTGCCATTGGATGCCAGCCGCCTGGAGGCTTACCGAAGGCCCGCCGAAACGATTAATGTTTCTGATTCTATAACAAAGGTTGGTTAGGCAAAATTTTTGATTTGCGATGTTTGATTTTTGATTTGTCCATTACAGGCTGTACCGCTATGGCTGCCATATAGGGCCATCGCACATCGCAAATCGCCAATCAAACATCACAAATCTTAACCGCCCCCCTCAGGTCACACAATCCATCGCCGCATTCTCCACCGGGTGTTCCCGGTACAGCTTCCGGACCTCTTCGGAGGACAGGGCCCGGCTGTAGACCCGGAGTTCATCCAGCACTCCTTTGAAACGGCGTGCCTGCCCATTGTGCACGCACGGGCTGTTGGAAAAAGAAAGCACGGCATTGTTGGAAATATCCACCCCGCTGCACCGAAAGCTCTCGCGGTGGAGTTCTCCGTTGATATAGGTATAAGCGCGGGTACCTTCCCTGACCAGGGCAAAGTGGATCCAGTTGGTGGTGTCGAGGGCAGGAGACAGCCCGGCGTAGTATTTCTCGGGGGTCTCGTGAACCGCCGTGCTCACCTCCCGGCTGTTGAGGTCGAGCAGCAGGTCAAACATATTGAACTGGTCGCAGTCTTCCCGTTTGGAAAGCAGGCTTTGCTGGAAGACCAGATACTGTTCCGCCTTAAAATAAAAGCTGACCGTGAAATCGGATGTATTGAAATAGCGGTTGACCTTGCCTGGAAACTCGATGTAACTCCCGGCGCCATCCAATAGCAGGCCGTCGTCTTCTATGCCACACCAGCACCCTACCCCACCGAATAGCTTGCCATTCGAGCCATTCCCGCTTTCGTCGCGGGCATCGCAGAAATTGAAAGAATAGTAAGCCACCAGCCCTTCTTCCAGGGATTGGCATGGAGGTGCGGTGGAAAGGGCAAAACCGGCCGATAAAAAAAGGACTAAAGCGCTAACGTGTTTCATATTGACTGAGGATTTACACAAACCTACAAAAATGGCGCGAATTCACTTTAACCAAAACTACAGGATAAAGATATATCGGAAAGGGGAGGGAGGTAGCAAGGGGTAAAAAAAGAGCGCCTCAAGTGAGGCGCTCTTCAAAGGTTTGCTTTACGCAAATCTACAGCTTAACAAATCTATCTCTGGACAGTTCCCCGTTTTCGGACCGCCACTGCAGGAAATAGGGCCCTGGCGGCAGGCCGGCAACATCCAGTTCCTGCCGGATAAATCCGGGGGCAGTGGCCAGGCGCTGAACGGGGCGCCCGTTAATATCGTATATGAGCAGCTCCCCTCCCTGGCTGGCCGGTTCGGCCATCTCGACGGACAGTTGCGCTGACGCCAGGTTCGGGTAAACCCGGATGCCTGTGCCTTTGCCTTTGTATTCGATGGCTATCGGGCCGTGGTACTCGAATTCCCCATCAAAATCTACCTGCCGCAGCCGGTAATAATTGAGGCCGGGCAGTGGATTGTCGTGCCACAGGCTGTAAGACTGAGGTTCCGTGGTTGTTCCGGCGCCTTTTACCCTGCCTATCTCCTTGAAATAACGGCCATCGGAGCTGAATTCCACGGCCATGTAATCATTGTTTTCCTCCGTTTCGGTTTTCCAGCTTAACCGTATCCGCTCGCCCTGCACCTGCCCATCAAAAGAAAGCAGGGTAATGGGGAATGCAGTCTGGACGGCGTTGAGCTGCCCGCGGGAAGAAAGAACCGGCCCAATCCATGTCTGGCTGGTATTGGGGCAGGCGATATCTCCCTGCCGCTGGATGGAAAAATTAACCGGCGTGTTAGGATCTTCATTCCGCCCTTGCCAGAAAGCGGGTTGCCCGGCAGCCGGGCCGTCGTTGGCCACGACGCCAAAAGTGCGGTGGGCAACGAAGTCGGTAGTGACACCGGTGACTCTGTTGACCAGTGCGATGGCGCTGGCGAAAAAGAGGTCGGGGTCGGGCACCCAAACTGCGCCGTATCCCAGCACCTGATCCGGCACCAATCCGGAAAGGTCGATGATGCGGTCCAGGTTAGACTGGTTGGTGTAGATGGCCAACAGGTAGTTTTCCAGGTCGATGCCTGCCAGGCCGGCGATTTCGATCCCCTTGTCAATATCTGTAATCTTATTATTGAAGTGCAGTTCATTGATGTACAGGAAGTCGCCCCCCAGGAAGGCGCAGCCGGCGACGGGTTCTTTCATTACCTGCTGGCCGACAGCCCAGGTTCCGCTTCGGAAAGTGTAGATCCTGAAGTAATAAGCCTGTCCGTTATCGAGGCCGGAGATGGTAGCCTTGGTATCGTTGCCGCGGTAAACCAGCGCTTCAAGGGGAGTAAATCCTTCGCCTGCTCCTCCCCCCTGAGTGAAAATGGGGTTGGCCGTATAAACGTTGGCATTGGAGTTGGTTGGCACAGAGGCAATGGGCAGCTTGCTCGCCACCACCATCACTTCGTCGTAGCAGGAGGGCGCCTCCCAGGCCAGGCTAACCTGGCCGTCGGCCGGGCTGTTCAGCAATTTGTCAATGGCTACCGGCTGGATGCAAAGAGCCGTCGCGCTGGCAACCGGAAGGTTGTTTTTCTGCAGGCAATTATCGGCCAGGTTGTAGCCCATGGCAGTGAGGTAATAGGTAGCGCCATCCTTAAGCCCGGTCATGGTAAAAGAAGTGCCTGCCCCGTTGAATACGACAAACGTCCCCTTACCCAAGTCGGCACCCTGCCCGAATGCAGGATCAGCGTTGTAAGCATTGCCACCGCAGAGTGTGGCGCCCACCGGGAATCCTTCGCGGGCCAGGACGATGGTAGCGCCGGTGCCGCCGGAAGTCCAGGACACATCCATGCTGCTGCCCGTGATGTTGCTGAGAGTAAGGCCGGCAGGAGGAGAAGCCGGCGGATTACAGGCGGGCATTTCTGCCCCTTTAACGATTACATTGGACAGATACCACTCTCCGGTGTAGGCCTCTGCGCCGTGGCCGTACCACCGGATGCAAAGCTCTTTGCCATCGCAGACGCGGATGCCCAGGTTGGAGTGCGTAGCGGTGCGAAAGTTGACATTATCGGGCACCGCCACATCGTCCAGGACAGTGAACGTCTCGAAGCCATCCAGAGACCATTTCAGCCGGTACGAACGGATGCCATCCGCCGTTCTCATCTCCGTAAAGGCCAGGCTGTTGATGTCCAGGACATATCCCGGCTTCGGCTTGAGGCATATTTCGTAATAATCCGCAGCGCTGATGTCTGGGGAGGATTCCCAGGCGCTTGCAAAAGCCCCGTTAGGCGTGAAATTCATGAGTGAGATGCCGTTGCCTCGAGTCAGCTTGCCGGCATTGACATGAGTAGACTGATAAGAAACGACGGGATTAGTGGTGAGATCCCATCTTGCCAGATCTTGCCCCCGGATAGTGCCATAGCAGCACACCACCGCCAGGAGCAGTGTAATTGTAGTTTTCTTCATAGTATGGTCGTATGTTTGTTAGTGCAAAATATATTTGCATTCAGCAAGCTCCCAACAGGGAACGCCCGCGTTTTCTCATTTCCTTTCTTGTAGTATGTATTCTTTTAACGGGTCACGGGCGGTTCTGAGGAGAACCATCCCATCGAAAGAGGGTTTCAGGCTATTGTTGAACTATAATTTCGAATCCAGCCTTGTAGCTTTGCAGGCTGTACCGTCAAGGGGAGGGGGGTAACAGAGTTTGTCTTT
This genomic window contains:
- a CDS encoding DUF937 domain-containing protein, with the translated sequence MSANLMDLLQGSLTSGMVDQLSQQLGGADKQKTAAAASGIVTTLMGALAKNASTTEGAQSLNKALERDHDGSILDDVMGMLTGNAQVNNDRMLNGSGILNHVLGNKQSGAVDMISKLSGLDSSKTGSLMTMLAPVIMGALGKAKQQQGLDMAGIASLLSGTVSAQQQQNPTMNLVTSFLDADGDGSIVDDVANMGMKILGGFFGRKK
- a CDS encoding transcriptional regulator produces the protein MKKILAKLNQAFDHRVRLGIMSILMVNEWVEFNTLKETLGLTDGRLASHIKALEKEQFIEVRKRFVGRKPNTSYRATAAGQKAFNDHLDALEKLLDSARDGAEGDG
- a CDS encoding DUF4173 domain-containing protein, yielding MKKSLFNFVLIIFGSALYANLFWREQLGLNVLLFSMFAIGAAGWRWPEAINRREVQLLSGSVVASALLTVWHHSLLAKATHIISFLLLIGFLQQEKVRFVVFAFLLGLVNLLEGPLTLAQNLRENLPARSNWRQAARWVQLTLVPLGLGAVFTFLYYHANPKFAQTFDFLWRRLSLPFQWVQLGEKLWPFIQGVFVLGALLGASRLEPLLSSVESQLPFGLKRRQKRFYLWRPAMLGLQNEYRASLIAFGLLNGLIFLANVADLRYVWISYGSASAQELSQYVHEGTYLLLFAILLAMAAVIWYFRGNLNFYPDNGWLRLLAFIWLAQNAMLALSVGLRNWQYVAQYGLAYKRLGIFWFLCLALHGLYTLYEKVKNNRSQAFVLYRNSWVVYASLLLFSLFNWDLAITRYNLRANTRGEIDARFLIEEVSDKNLFLLYQCRGRLLEKSTLDEKELENALHKKWLGFETRRQSSTWRSWNYADARNEYFLVKAKPILK
- a CDS encoding B12-binding domain-containing radical SAM protein, which encodes MKIDIIIAYIQRYQRGHEVDFVPPITGIHLAAITPARHEVRVIHQQVEAVDMETNADLIAISFFSGFAPEAYRLARAFKQRGKTVVAGGPHVTYCQEEALACFDAIVAGEAETVWEQLLDELERDELQRIYRGQPCDMKGLPTPRYDLLKDRFFVPRVLQATRGCPFRCSFCTVPSLNPGFRLRPVEDIVRDIQYNNFRFWWQRKIVWFWDDNLTINRPYIKELLSAMIPLKKWWLTQASLDIAKDEELLDLMQASGCIGIFFGIESFSPESLKDANKRQNRIAQYRQAVRALHRRGICVMAGFIAGFDHDTPESIVEMADNLLEAGVDVPFLSILTPFRGTPLYSSLAAENRIDESRGWEYYNGYNVAFHPRNMGREQLLQSHRRLWRRAFSPFHVLRRLLPGLLRLRFGAACLSLFMNVFYCYKRMSGNLPLDASRLEAYRRPAETINVSDSITKVG
- a CDS encoding LamG domain-containing protein, which gives rise to MKHVSALVLFLSAGFALSTAPPCQSLEEGLVAYYSFNFCDARDESGNGSNGKLFGGVGCWCGIEDDGLLLDGAGSYIEFPGKVNRYFNTSDFTVSFYFKAEQYLVFQQSLLSKREDCDQFNMFDLLLDLNSREVSTAVHETPEKYYAGLSPALDTTNWIHFALVREGTRAYTYINGELHRESFRCSGVDISNNAVLSFSNSPCVHNGQARRFKGVLDELRVYSRALSSEEVRKLYREHPVENAAMDCVT
- a CDS encoding T9SS type A sorting domain-containing protein; this translates as MKKTTITLLLAVVCCYGTIRGQDLARWDLTTNPVVSYQSTHVNAGKLTRGNGISLMNFTPNGAFASAWESSPDISAADYYEICLKPKPGYVLDINSLAFTEMRTADGIRSYRLKWSLDGFETFTVLDDVAVPDNVNFRTATHSNLGIRVCDGKELCIRWYGHGAEAYTGEWYLSNVIVKGAEMPACNPPASPPAGLTLSNITGSSMDVSWTSGGTGATIVLAREGFPVGATLCGGNAYNADPAFGQGADLGKGTFVVFNGAGTSFTMTGLKDGATYYLTAMGYNLADNCLQKNNLPVASATALCIQPVAIDKLLNSPADGQVSLAWEAPSCYDEVMVVASKLPIASVPTNSNANVYTANPIFTQGGGAGEGFTPLEALVYRGNDTKATISGLDNGQAYYFRIYTFRSGTWAVGQQVMKEPVAGCAFLGGDFLYINELHFNNKITDIDKGIEIAGLAGIDLENYLLAIYTNQSNLDRIIDLSGLVPDQVLGYGAVWVPDPDLFFASAIALVNRVTGVTTDFVAHRTFGVVANDGPAAGQPAFWQGRNEDPNTPVNFSIQRQGDIACPNTSQTWIGPVLSSRGQLNAVQTAFPITLLSFDGQVQGERIRLSWKTETEENNDYMAVEFSSDGRYFKEIGRVKGAGTTTEPQSYSLWHDNPLPGLNYYRLRQVDFDGEFEYHGPIAIEYKGKGTGIRVYPNLASAQLSVEMAEPASQGGELLIYDINGRPVQRLATAPGFIRQELDVAGLPPGPYFLQWRSENGELSRDRFVKL